The Halobellus sp. MBLA0158 genome has a window encoding:
- a CDS encoding metallophosphoesterase → MDTIEYRERSVFLPDADALVVADLHVGRASASDVAFPLGERRDLRDRLDARLAAFDPGTVVFAGDVLHRFGTVTERSRETVAELAGACRDAGSEPVFVRGNHDAALDRVRDDVRDAYVVSEDPRVVVCHGHERPETDADRYVIGHDHPAIAIEGHRRPCFLDAPDAHHGADVLMLPAFSRAAAGVEVNDARGSDLQSPLLDRLDGARPIVYDADAGEALAFPPLREFRQLL, encoded by the coding sequence GTGGACACGATCGAGTACCGGGAGCGAAGCGTCTTCCTCCCGGACGCGGACGCGCTCGTCGTCGCGGACCTCCACGTGGGCCGCGCGTCGGCTTCGGACGTCGCGTTCCCCCTCGGCGAGCGGCGGGACCTGCGGGACCGGCTCGACGCGCGCCTCGCGGCGTTCGACCCGGGGACCGTCGTGTTCGCCGGCGACGTGCTCCACCGGTTCGGGACCGTCACCGAGCGGAGCCGCGAGACGGTCGCCGAGCTCGCTGGGGCCTGCCGCGACGCGGGGAGCGAGCCGGTGTTCGTCCGCGGGAATCACGACGCCGCGCTCGACCGCGTCCGCGACGACGTCCGTGACGCCTACGTCGTCTCCGAGGACCCGCGGGTCGTCGTCTGTCACGGGCACGAGCGGCCGGAGACCGACGCCGACCGATACGTGATCGGCCACGACCACCCGGCGATCGCGATCGAGGGACACCGCCGACCCTGCTTCCTCGACGCGCCGGACGCCCACCACGGCGCCGACGTGCTGATGCTGCCGGCGTTCTCCCGCGCCGCCGCGGGCGTCGAGGTCAACGACGCGCGCGGGTCGGACCTCCAGTCGCCGCTCCTCGATCGGCTGGACGGCGCCCGACCGATCGTCTACGACGCCGACGCCGGGGAAGCGCTCGCGTTCCCGCCGCTGCGGGAGTTCCGGCAACTGCTCTGA
- a CDS encoding J domain-containing protein, whose amino-acid sequence MLPEWVSLLPPWLVFGLLGGGVASVIAAGVFLVGGRLFPDEPAPRAERIDGSARRRAEIQRYLRDIDEPFAEDYEIGGETVEFYLPQRDVALTFDAQAYFRLERAGTYTVLCEHEMPVRALGRRLPFEVPTVGVESESDRSNPVQDAFEHLGVSRPATVEEVRDAYRDRVLSVHPDHGGSEAEFKRLQEAYATAREHASD is encoded by the coding sequence GTGCTTCCGGAGTGGGTTTCGCTGCTGCCGCCGTGGCTCGTCTTCGGGCTGCTCGGCGGCGGCGTGGCCTCCGTGATCGCCGCGGGCGTGTTCCTCGTCGGCGGCCGCCTGTTCCCCGACGAGCCGGCGCCCAGGGCCGAACGCATCGACGGGTCGGCCCGCCGCCGCGCGGAGATCCAGCGGTACCTCCGCGACATCGACGAGCCGTTCGCGGAGGACTACGAGATCGGCGGCGAGACCGTCGAGTTCTACCTGCCCCAGCGGGACGTCGCGCTCACCTTCGACGCGCAGGCGTACTTCCGGCTCGAACGCGCCGGGACCTACACGGTACTCTGCGAACACGAGATGCCGGTCCGCGCGCTCGGCCGGCGGCTCCCCTTCGAGGTGCCGACCGTCGGCGTCGAGTCGGAATCAGACCGATCGAACCCGGTCCAGGACGCCTTCGAGCACCTCGGCGTCTCGCGGCCGGCGACGGTCGAGGAGGTCCGAGACGCCTACCGCGACCGCGTGCTGTCCGTCCACCCCGACCACGGCGGCTCGGAGGCCGAGTTCAAGCGGCTGCAAGAGGCGTACGCGACCGCCAGGGAACACGCCAGCGACTGA
- a CDS encoding VOC family protein: MVEARYTHVSIVADDLEESVEFYESVFGLERIPTPDFEERVQWFAVGDLQLHIVESDAEPPAFNHHALHVDDFEAVYRAVRDHGRAAVEPLPQIDRGFVDGEPPVYVVPSGAVQFYIRDPAGNMIEVNYPDADDLDDSVVRNVVERTDIAPPGPGEEPAPIYMDE; encoded by the coding sequence GTGGTCGAAGCACGCTACACGCACGTCAGCATCGTCGCGGACGACCTCGAAGAGTCAGTCGAGTTCTACGAGTCGGTCTTCGGCCTGGAACGCATCCCGACGCCTGATTTCGAAGAGCGGGTGCAGTGGTTCGCGGTCGGCGACCTCCAGCTCCACATCGTCGAGAGCGACGCCGAGCCCCCGGCGTTCAATCACCACGCCCTCCACGTCGACGACTTCGAGGCCGTCTACCGGGCCGTCCGCGACCACGGCCGCGCCGCGGTCGAGCCCCTGCCGCAGATCGACCGGGGGTTCGTCGACGGCGAGCCGCCGGTCTACGTCGTCCCCTCCGGCGCGGTCCAGTTCTACATCCGCGACCCCGCAGGCAATATGATCGAAGTGAACTACCCCGACGCCGACGACCTCGACGACTCGGTCGTCCGCAACGTCGTCGAGCGGACCGACATCGCCCCGCCGGGACCGGGCGAAGAGCCCGCGCCGATCTATATGGACGAGTGA
- a CDS encoding metal-dependent transcriptional regulator, with amino-acid sequence MLSDVMEDYLKTIYQIQTRSGPPVSTSAVADALEKTPATVTSMLDKLEERGLVAREKYKGAELTPEGETVALEVLRHHRLLEAYLAEHLDYSWSEVHDEADALEHHISEEFERRVAEALDDPVVDPHGDPIPSADLAPIEDDGASALSAHEVGDRVVVSRVSDRDREELEYLEDAGVTPGTELEIVDVAPFGMLTVRTETEGEQSLPESVADAIYVRPVADAAAPTDPAEVTDA; translated from the coding sequence ATGCTGAGCGACGTGATGGAGGACTATCTCAAGACGATCTATCAGATTCAGACCCGGTCGGGGCCGCCGGTCTCCACCTCCGCCGTCGCCGACGCGCTGGAGAAGACGCCGGCGACGGTGACGAGCATGCTCGACAAACTGGAGGAGCGCGGCCTCGTCGCCCGCGAGAAGTACAAGGGCGCCGAACTGACGCCAGAGGGCGAGACCGTGGCGCTGGAGGTGCTCCGCCACCACCGGCTGCTGGAGGCGTACCTCGCCGAACACCTCGATTACTCCTGGAGCGAGGTCCACGACGAGGCCGACGCCCTCGAACACCACATCAGCGAGGAGTTCGAGCGGCGCGTCGCCGAGGCGCTCGACGACCCGGTAGTCGACCCCCACGGCGACCCCATTCCCTCGGCCGACCTGGCACCGATAGAGGACGACGGCGCCTCCGCGCTTTCGGCGCACGAAGTCGGCGATCGGGTGGTCGTCTCCCGCGTAAGCGACCGCGACAGGGAGGAACTGGAGTATCTCGAAGACGCCGGCGTGACCCCCGGCACGGAGCTGGAGATCGTCGACGTCGCCCCGTTCGGGATGCTCACCGTCCGGACCGAAACCGAGGGCGAACAGAGCCTGCCGGAGTCCGTCGCGGACGCGATCTACGTGCGACCCGTCGCCGACGCGGCGGCCCCGACCGATCCAGCTGAGGTGACCGACGCGTGA
- a CDS encoding TMEM165/GDT1 family protein translates to MTTYAEILVVAFIAQLAVLPGEKVQFIIAGLSTRYNPLVVVAAAGSAFAGWTALEILFGRALQSALPPVVLDAITAGLFLTFAVLLYRSAPSGPNPQSGATETDGGFADLAALDLPAPIDRLSGSFGGFVPIFVMMVTGEFGDKTQLVTIGLAVQYGATSAIWVGEMLAIIPVSLANAYFFHTFAHRVDMRKAHFASAALFAFFGLDTALSIVTGFSVWETVVSTISTAVLALV, encoded by the coding sequence GTGACGACCTACGCCGAGATCCTGGTCGTCGCGTTCATCGCACAGCTTGCGGTGCTGCCCGGCGAGAAGGTCCAGTTCATCATCGCGGGGCTCTCGACGCGGTACAATCCGCTCGTCGTGGTCGCGGCCGCCGGCTCGGCGTTCGCCGGGTGGACCGCCCTCGAGATCCTGTTCGGGCGCGCGCTCCAGTCGGCGCTCCCGCCGGTCGTCCTCGACGCCATTACCGCGGGGCTCTTCCTGACGTTCGCGGTCCTCCTGTACCGCTCGGCGCCGTCGGGGCCGAATCCACAGAGTGGGGCGACCGAAACCGACGGCGGCTTCGCCGACCTGGCGGCGCTCGACCTCCCCGCGCCGATCGACCGCCTGTCGGGCTCCTTCGGCGGATTCGTCCCGATCTTCGTGATGATGGTGACCGGCGAGTTCGGCGACAAGACCCAGCTCGTCACGATCGGACTCGCCGTCCAGTACGGCGCGACCTCCGCGATCTGGGTCGGCGAGATGCTCGCGATCATCCCCGTCAGCCTCGCCAACGCGTACTTCTTCCACACCTTCGCCCACCGGGTCGATATGCGGAAGGCCCACTTCGCCTCGGCGGCGCTCTTTGCCTTCTTCGGCCTCGACACCGCGCTCTCGATCGTGACCGGCTTCTCCGTCTGGGAGACCGTCGTCAGCACGATCAGCACGGCCGTCCTCGCGCTCGTGTGA
- a CDS encoding DUF420 domain-containing protein, giving the protein MATASADNAVKRHPLAVTVVLSIVGYAAVVGTFLGAVPQSVFPDLSLSAVNTLSDAIALVNAVNVLVIAAGWRWIRRNEVQKHAAAMVTSFVLILVFLVLYLTKIGGGGTKEFVGPAFVYYPYLAMLAIHIVLSIISVPVVLYAIVLGATHTPEELRAETPHRRVGRIAAGAWLLSLSLGVVTYLLLNHAFSWEYVESAAAAVLLVG; this is encoded by the coding sequence ATGGCAACTGCGAGCGCCGACAACGCGGTCAAGCGGCACCCGCTGGCGGTCACGGTCGTCCTCTCGATCGTCGGATACGCCGCCGTCGTCGGGACGTTCCTCGGGGCCGTCCCCCAGAGCGTCTTCCCCGACCTGTCGCTCTCGGCGGTGAACACGCTCTCGGACGCGATCGCCCTCGTCAACGCCGTGAACGTCCTCGTGATCGCCGCGGGGTGGCGGTGGATCCGTCGGAACGAGGTGCAAAAACACGCGGCCGCGATGGTGACGTCGTTCGTCCTGATCCTCGTCTTCCTGGTGCTGTACCTCACCAAGATCGGCGGCGGCGGGACCAAGGAGTTCGTCGGCCCGGCCTTCGTCTACTACCCGTATCTGGCGATGCTCGCGATCCACATCGTCCTCTCGATCATCTCGGTGCCGGTGGTGCTGTACGCCATCGTGCTCGGGGCGACCCACACCCCCGAAGAGCTCCGCGCGGAGACGCCGCACCGCCGCGTCGGACGCATCGCCGCCGGCGCGTGGCTCCTGTCGCTCTCGCTCGGCGTCGTCACGTACCTCCTCCTGAACCACGCGTTCTCCTGGGAGTACGTCGAGTCCGCCGCCGCGGCCGTGCTCCTGGTGGGCTGA
- a CDS encoding pyridoxal-phosphate dependent enzyme — translation MGTSEAFRGLFCVETGERYDATATGESDADARLEARYDYDAVDWTGGALADAPRSMWRYADLLAFSNPVTAGEGGTPLVSAPTLADDAGLGSLSIKDESRNPTGTVLDRGLAPAVTAAREAGADLAALATPGNAGQSAASYAGMAGIRSYAFVPSRAPFSNKAMVNVHGGEMRIAGGRYPDAEAALHEQLQSKWYTLQEFDNPHRHDGLKTVAFEIAESASWDLPDAVVVPAGTGEVVAGVAKGFRELREIGLIDALPPVYAVQPSGCAPLVAAAERGDETVEPWESPDTIVGELEIPEPKGAAAALAAVEATGGGFVAVDDDDSLESAVVAAQEAGVEVGAAGGVALAGAGTLADDGALGSGDDVVVVNTESGTKTADVLRSHLMGKGI, via the coding sequence ATGGGAACGAGCGAGGCGTTTCGCGGTCTGTTCTGTGTGGAGACCGGCGAGCGGTACGACGCGACGGCGACCGGCGAGAGCGACGCCGACGCGCGGCTGGAAGCGCGTTACGACTACGACGCCGTCGACTGGACCGGCGGCGCGCTCGCCGACGCGCCGCGGTCGATGTGGCGGTACGCCGACCTGCTCGCCTTCTCGAATCCGGTCACGGCCGGCGAGGGCGGTACGCCGCTGGTCTCGGCGCCGACGCTGGCCGACGACGCCGGCCTCGGGAGCCTGTCGATCAAAGACGAGAGCCGGAACCCGACGGGGACGGTCTTAGACCGCGGCCTCGCGCCGGCCGTGACGGCGGCCCGTGAGGCCGGCGCGGACCTCGCAGCGCTCGCGACGCCCGGGAACGCGGGGCAGTCGGCGGCCTCCTACGCGGGGATGGCCGGGATCCGCTCGTACGCGTTCGTCCCCTCGCGCGCGCCGTTCTCCAACAAGGCGATGGTCAACGTCCACGGCGGCGAGATGCGCATCGCGGGCGGCCGCTACCCGGACGCCGAGGCCGCCCTCCACGAGCAGTTGCAGTCGAAGTGGTACACGCTCCAGGAGTTCGACAACCCCCACCGCCACGACGGGCTCAAGACGGTCGCCTTCGAGATCGCGGAGTCCGCGTCGTGGGACCTCCCCGACGCGGTCGTCGTCCCCGCGGGGACCGGCGAGGTCGTCGCGGGCGTCGCGAAGGGCTTCCGCGAGCTCCGAGAGATCGGCCTGATCGACGCGCTACCGCCGGTCTACGCCGTCCAGCCGTCGGGCTGCGCGCCGCTCGTCGCCGCCGCGGAGCGGGGAGACGAGACGGTAGAGCCCTGGGAGTCGCCGGACACGATCGTCGGCGAGCTGGAGATTCCGGAGCCGAAGGGCGCGGCCGCGGCGCTCGCGGCCGTCGAGGCGACCGGCGGCGGGTTCGTCGCCGTCGACGACGACGACAGCCTGGAGAGCGCGGTCGTCGCGGCCCAGGAGGCCGGCGTGGAGGTCGGCGCGGCCGGCGGCGTCGCGCTCGCGGGCGCCGGGACGCTCGCCGACGACGGCGCGCTCGGCTCCGGCGACGACGTCGTCGTCGTCAACACCGAATCCGGGACGAAAACCGCAGACGTACTCCGGAGCCACCTGATGGGGAAAGGAATCTAA
- a CDS encoding NAD(P)/FAD-dependent oxidoreductase — protein MTQDSVAVVGGGLAGLVAARRLALSGAEVTLFDRRSSVGGRVRTEHREGFTLDRGFQVLFTAYPAVQRELDLGALNLRYFTPGAVIARPGSRSVLSDPLRDLRALPASVRNDEVTQTDKARTLLLRQHVGTRTESEIFRSADRSIRSYLREWGFSESYIEHFVAPFYGGITLDRSLSTSKRVFEYTFKALSDGRIAVPAAGMQAIPAQLAERAEAAGATIRRDARVRAVTDHGDGATVETESEALDVDAVVVATDPKEARRLTGVDDVPTDARSCVTQHYRLPEGVAPTTRRKLLLNAADPSPNTIVPMSEVAPEYVPEGEALVNATFLGEAALDRDADALAEETRLTLEAWYPDHDFSELEPVRTHWIEFAQFDQPPGVHETLPGTRAPGGRTYLAGDYTAWSSIQGAMRSGREAARAVERDL, from the coding sequence ATGACTCAGGATTCCGTCGCGGTCGTCGGGGGCGGACTGGCGGGCCTCGTCGCGGCGCGGCGCCTCGCCCTGTCGGGCGCCGAGGTGACGCTGTTCGATCGCCGGTCGTCGGTGGGCGGTCGCGTCCGCACGGAGCACCGGGAGGGATTCACGCTCGACCGGGGCTTTCAGGTCCTCTTCACGGCCTATCCGGCCGTCCAGCGCGAACTCGACCTCGGCGCGCTCAACCTCCGGTACTTCACCCCCGGCGCGGTCATCGCCCGCCCCGGATCGCGGTCGGTCCTCTCGGACCCCCTCCGGGACCTCCGGGCGCTCCCTGCGTCGGTTCGGAACGACGAGGTGACCCAGACCGACAAGGCGCGGACGCTGCTGCTCAGACAGCACGTCGGCACCCGGACCGAATCGGAAATCTTCCGGAGCGCCGACCGGTCGATCCGCTCGTACCTCCGCGAGTGGGGCTTCTCCGAGTCGTACATCGAGCACTTCGTCGCGCCCTTCTACGGTGGGATCACGCTCGATCGGTCGCTGTCGACCTCGAAACGCGTCTTCGAGTACACGTTCAAGGCGCTCTCCGATGGCCGGATCGCCGTGCCTGCCGCGGGGATGCAGGCGATCCCGGCGCAGTTGGCCGAGCGGGCGGAAGCGGCGGGCGCGACGATCCGCCGCGACGCCCGCGTTCGCGCGGTGACCGACCACGGCGACGGCGCCACGGTCGAGACCGAATCGGAGGCGCTCGACGTCGACGCGGTCGTGGTCGCCACCGATCCGAAGGAGGCGCGGCGGCTCACGGGCGTCGACGACGTGCCCACCGACGCCCGCAGTTGCGTGACGCAGCACTACCGGCTGCCCGAAGGCGTCGCCCCGACGACGCGGCGGAAGCTGCTTCTCAACGCCGCCGATCCGTCGCCGAACACGATCGTGCCGATGTCCGAGGTCGCGCCCGAGTACGTGCCCGAGGGCGAGGCGCTGGTCAACGCGACGTTCCTCGGCGAGGCGGCGCTCGACCGCGACGCCGACGCCCTCGCCGAGGAGACGCGGCTGACGCTGGAGGCGTGGTACCCCGACCACGACTTCTCCGAGCTGGAGCCGGTCCGGACCCACTGGATCGAGTTCGCGCAGTTCGACCAGCCGCCGGGCGTCCACGAGACGCTGCCCGGGACGCGGGCGCCCGGCGGGCGGACGTACCTGGCGGGCGACTACACCGCCTGGTCGTCGATCCAGGGGGCGATGCGGAGCGGCCGCGAGGCGGCGCGGGCGGTCGAGCGCGACCTCTGA
- a CDS encoding NAD(P)-dependent glycerol-1-phosphate dehydrogenase, translating into MFEKTTWIKLPRNVLVGHGVLDDLSAALAELYLSGRPLVVTSPTPNELAGDRVRAQFDDSATVTVDQASFDAVERVIDVAEAEDAGYLVGLGGGKPIDTAKMASDRLGCGFVSVPTAASHDGIVSGRSSIPEGDTRHSVAADPPLAVVADTEILAEAPWDLTTAGCADIISNYTAVKDWQLAHRLKNVEYSEYAGALSQMTAEMLVESSDAIKPEFEESAWLVAKALVSSGVAMSIAGSSRPASGAEHLISHQLDRLVPGRALHGHQVGVAAVVTEYLHSGERGEWADIRDALKDVGAPTTAAELGIDDETFLEAVTTAHTIRDRYTILGDGVSDAAAREAAAFTGVI; encoded by the coding sequence ATGTTCGAGAAGACGACGTGGATCAAGCTCCCGCGGAACGTGCTCGTCGGACACGGCGTCCTCGACGACCTCTCGGCTGCGCTGGCGGAGCTGTATCTCTCGGGTCGGCCGCTCGTCGTGACGAGCCCGACGCCGAACGAGCTGGCCGGCGACCGGGTCCGGGCCCAGTTCGACGACTCCGCGACGGTCACCGTCGACCAGGCGAGCTTCGACGCCGTCGAGCGCGTCATCGACGTCGCGGAGGCCGAAGACGCGGGCTACCTCGTCGGGCTCGGCGGCGGCAAGCCGATCGACACGGCGAAGATGGCCTCCGACCGGCTGGGCTGCGGCTTCGTCTCCGTGCCGACCGCCGCCAGCCACGACGGCATCGTCTCGGGGCGGTCGTCGATCCCGGAGGGCGACACCCGGCACTCGGTCGCCGCGGACCCGCCGCTCGCGGTCGTCGCCGACACCGAGATCCTCGCGGAGGCGCCCTGGGACCTCACCACCGCGGGCTGTGCGGACATCATCTCGAACTATACTGCGGTAAAGGACTGGCAGCTCGCCCACCGGCTCAAGAACGTCGAGTACAGCGAGTACGCCGGCGCACTCTCGCAGATGACCGCGGAGATGCTCGTCGAGTCCTCCGACGCGATCAAGCCCGAGTTCGAGGAGTCGGCGTGGCTCGTCGCGAAGGCGCTCGTCTCCTCGGGCGTCGCGATGTCGATCGCGGGCTCTTCGCGACCCGCCTCGGGCGCCGAGCACCTGATCTCCCACCAGCTCGACCGCCTGGTCCCGGGGCGCGCGCTCCACGGCCACCAGGTCGGCGTCGCCGCCGTCGTGACCGAGTACCTCCACTCCGGCGAGCGCGGGGAGTGGGCCGACATCCGCGACGCCCTGAAGGACGTCGGCGCGCCGACGACGGCCGCCGAACTCGGCATCGACGACGAGACCTTCCTGGAGGCGGTGACGACCGCGCACACGATCCGCGACCGGTACACGATCCTCGGCGACGGCGTCAGCGACGCCGCCGCGCGCGAGGCCGCGGCGTTCACCGGCGTGATCTGA
- the ppsA gene encoding phosphoenolpyruvate synthase — translation MAVAWLDDVRSTDVDSVGGKGASLGELTAAGLPVPSGFVVTAGTYREFIEDAGIDEELFSAVDVDHEDTEALREAHERAHELIMETPVPDDVREEIIAAYRDLGDGERFVAVRSSATAEDLPDASFAGQQETFLNVREDALVERVKECWASLFSQRAIYYRNRQGFPHEKVDIAVVVQEMVDAEKSGVLFTSHPSTGDPQIIIEAAWGLGEAVVSGSVSPDNYVIDRETGEVETITVADKKTMMIKDEETGETIETEVPDDKRSVRVLEDGEIDELIELGERVEDHYGTPQDVEWAVHEGEIYMLQSRPITTIDDEDEAAADVEAAGADGGTEADSADSGDVLLRGLGSSPGIASGEVRIVTKLDHLDQVGEGDIIVTEMTMPDMVPAMKRAAGIVTDEGGMTSHAAIVSRELGVPAVVGAGSATRDLEDGQLITIDGDKGTIREGTEPEEEETEPIEDARPKTPVKPMTATEVKVNVSIPEAAERAAATGADGVGLLRTEHMVLSLGKTPTKYIADNGERAYVDELVDGIRTAAEEFYPRPVRVRTLDAPTDEFRQLEGGDDEPREHNPMLGYRGIRRSLDNPDLFKHELEAFRRIFDMGYDNVEVMFPLVNDAEDVARARNLMKQAGVDPEKRTWGVMVETPAAALEVESMAQEGIDFVSFGTNDLTQYTLAVDRNNERVADRFDELHPAVLSLIGDTIETCRELGVKTSICGQAGSKPQMVQFLVEKGVSSVSANIDAVRDVQHEVKRVEQRLILDSVR, via the coding sequence ATGGCTGTAGCTTGGCTGGACGACGTGCGGTCCACCGACGTCGATAGCGTCGGCGGGAAGGGGGCTTCGCTGGGCGAACTCACCGCCGCGGGGCTGCCCGTCCCGTCGGGGTTCGTCGTGACCGCCGGTACCTATCGGGAGTTCATCGAGGACGCCGGCATCGACGAGGAGCTGTTTTCCGCCGTCGACGTCGACCACGAGGACACCGAGGCGCTGCGCGAGGCACACGAGCGCGCACACGAACTGATTATGGAGACCCCGGTGCCGGACGACGTCCGCGAGGAGATCATCGCGGCGTACCGGGACCTCGGTGACGGCGAGCGGTTCGTCGCCGTCCGCTCGTCGGCGACCGCCGAGGACCTCCCGGACGCCTCCTTCGCGGGCCAACAGGAGACGTTCCTGAACGTCCGGGAGGACGCGCTGGTCGAGCGCGTCAAGGAGTGCTGGGCGTCGCTCTTCTCCCAGCGCGCGATCTACTACCGGAACCGCCAGGGCTTCCCCCACGAGAAGGTCGACATCGCGGTCGTCGTCCAGGAGATGGTCGACGCCGAGAAGTCCGGCGTCCTCTTCACCTCTCACCCCTCGACGGGCGACCCCCAGATCATCATCGAGGCCGCCTGGGGCCTCGGCGAGGCCGTCGTCTCCGGATCGGTCTCTCCCGACAACTACGTGATCGACCGCGAGACGGGCGAGGTGGAGACGATCACCGTCGCCGACAAGAAGACGATGATGATCAAAGACGAGGAGACCGGCGAGACCATCGAGACCGAGGTCCCCGACGACAAGCGGAGCGTCCGCGTCCTCGAAGACGGAGAGATCGACGAGCTCATCGAGCTCGGCGAGCGCGTCGAGGACCACTACGGCACGCCCCAGGACGTCGAGTGGGCGGTCCACGAGGGCGAGATCTATATGCTCCAGTCGCGCCCGATCACCACCATCGACGACGAGGACGAGGCGGCCGCCGACGTCGAGGCCGCGGGCGCGGACGGCGGCACCGAGGCCGACAGCGCGGACTCCGGCGACGTGCTCCTCCGCGGGCTCGGCTCCAGCCCCGGAATCGCCTCCGGCGAGGTCCGGATCGTCACGAAGCTCGACCACCTCGACCAGGTCGGCGAGGGCGACATCATCGTCACGGAGATGACGATGCCCGACATGGTGCCCGCGATGAAGCGCGCGGCCGGGATCGTCACCGACGAGGGCGGGATGACCTCCCACGCCGCCATCGTCTCCCGCGAGCTCGGCGTCCCCGCGGTCGTCGGCGCCGGCTCGGCGACCCGCGACCTCGAAGACGGCCAGCTCATCACCATCGACGGCGACAAGGGGACCATCCGTGAAGGCACAGAGCCCGAGGAAGAAGAGACCGAGCCGATCGAGGACGCGCGCCCGAAGACGCCCGTGAAGCCGATGACCGCCACCGAAGTGAAGGTGAACGTCTCGATCCCCGAGGCCGCAGAGCGCGCGGCCGCGACGGGCGCCGACGGGGTCGGCCTCCTCCGGACGGAGCACATGGTGCTGTCGCTCGGCAAGACGCCGACGAAGTACATCGCCGACAACGGCGAGCGCGCCTACGTCGACGAGCTCGTCGACGGCATCCGCACCGCCGCCGAGGAGTTCTACCCGCGGCCGGTCCGCGTCCGGACGCTCGATGCGCCCACCGACGAGTTCCGGCAGCTGGAGGGCGGCGACGACGAGCCCAGAGAGCACAACCCGATGCTCGGCTACCGCGGCATCCGGCGCTCGCTGGACAACCCCGACCTCTTCAAGCACGAACTGGAGGCGTTCCGCCGGATCTTCGATATGGGCTACGACAACGTCGAGGTGATGTTCCCCTTGGTCAACGACGCCGAGGACGTCGCCCGCGCCCGGAACCTGATGAAACAGGCCGGCGTCGACCCCGAAAAGCGGACCTGGGGCGTGATGGTCGAGACGCCCGCCGCCGCGCTCGAAGTCGAGTCGATGGCCCAGGAGGGCATCGACTTCGTCTCCTTCGGGACGAACGACCTCACGCAGTACACCCTCGCGGTCGACCGCAACAACGAGCGCGTCGCCGACCGCTTCGACGAGCTTCATCCCGCGGTCCTGTCGCTCATCGGCGACACCATCGAGACGTGCCGCGAGCTCGGCGTGAAGACGAGCATCTGCGGGCAGGCCGGCTCGAAGCCGCAGATGGTCCAGTTCCTCGTCGAGAAGGGCGTCTCCTCGGTGTCGGCCAACATCGACGCCGTCCGCGACGTCCAACACGAGGTAAAGCGGGTCGAACAGCGGCTCATCCTCGATTCGGTCCGCTGA
- a CDS encoding LysE family translocator gives MTSLLATLSAGAVFGVALAAPPGPMNAIIAEESVVRGWLAGFKAGLGAMSADAIFFVLAALGVVTFVEQFPLLRAAMVGVGGFLMLYFAYGAARDVRSSFRPGAGAADESDPRVGTGFRKAFVLALTNPYQILFWLTIGVGLLQPGTVDVLAQTPYVGDALAGTLVVSTGSPALIAGFFGGIVLWITGFPAALVGAERRVEAFAPIVAGLSAVVLAGFGLLFLAESAGTFL, from the coding sequence ATGACGAGTCTCCTCGCGACCCTCTCTGCGGGCGCGGTCTTCGGGGTCGCGCTCGCGGCCCCGCCCGGACCGATGAACGCGATCATCGCCGAAGAGAGCGTCGTGCGCGGCTGGCTCGCGGGGTTCAAGGCCGGCCTCGGCGCGATGAGCGCGGACGCGATCTTCTTCGTACTCGCCGCGCTCGGCGTCGTCACGTTCGTCGAGCAGTTCCCGCTCTTGCGCGCGGCGATGGTCGGCGTCGGGGGATTCCTGATGCTGTACTTCGCGTACGGCGCCGCACGCGACGTCCGATCGTCGTTCCGTCCCGGCGCGGGCGCCGCCGACGAGTCTGACCCGCGGGTCGGGACCGGCTTCCGGAAGGCGTTCGTGCTGGCGCTGACGAACCCCTACCAGATCCTCTTTTGGCTCACGATCGGCGTGGGGCTGCTCCAGCCGGGCACGGTCGACGTGCTGGCGCAGACCCCCTACGTCGGGGACGCGCTGGCGGGGACTCTCGTGGTCAGTACGGGCTCGCCCGCGCTCATCGCGGGCTTCTTCGGCGGGATCGTCCTCTGGATCACCGGCTTCCCGGCGGCGCTCGTCGGCGCCGAGCGGCGCGTTGAGGCGTTCGCGCCGATCGTCGCGGGGCTGAGCGCGGTCGTCCTCGCCGGATTCGGCCTGCTGTTCTTAGCCGAGAGCGCCGGGACGTTCCTCTGA